The Mus musculus strain C57BL/6J chromosome 2, GRCm38.p6 C57BL/6J genome has a window encoding:
- the Cdk9 gene encoding cyclin-dependent kinase 9 isoform X1 has translation MQMLLNGLYYIHRNKILHRDMKAANVLITRDGVLKLADFGLARAFSLAKNSQPNRYTNRVVTLWYRPPELLLGERDYGPPIDLWGAGCIMAEMWTRSPIMQGNTEQHQLALISQLCGSITPEVWPNVDKYELFEKLELVKGQKRKVKDRLKAYVRDPYALDLIDKLLVLDPAQRIDSDDALNHDFFWSDPMPSDLKGMLSTHLTSMFEYLAPPRRKGSQITQQSTNQSRNPATTNQTEFERVF, from the exons ATGCAGATGCTGCTGAACGGCCTCTACTACATCCACAGGAACAAG ATCCTGCACAGGGACATGAAGGCTGCGAATGTGCTCATTACCCGGGATGGGGTCCTGAAGCTGGCAGATTTTGGGCTGGCCCGTGCCTTCAGCCTAGCTAAGAATAGCCAGCCCAACCGATACACCAACCGTGTGGTGACATTGTGGTACCGGCCTCCGGAGCTGCTGCTCG GAGAGCGGGACTACGGCCCGCCCATTGACCTTTGGGGTGCTGGGTGCATCATGGCAGAGATGTGGACTCGTAGCCCTATCATGCAGGGTAACACAGAGCAGCACCAGCTCGCCCTCATCAGCCAGCTCTGTGGCTCCATCACCCCAGAG GTGTGGCCAAACGTAGACAAGTATGAGCTGTTTGAAAAGCTGGAACTTGTGAAGGGCCAGAAGCGGAAGGTGAAGGACCGTCTGAAGGCCTACGTGCGCGACCCCTATGCTCTGGACCTCATTGACAAGCTGCTGGTGCTGGACCCCGCGCAGCGGATTGACAGTGACGATGCCCTCAACCACGACTTCTTCTGGTCGGACCCCATGCCCTCGGACCTCAAGGGCATGCTGTCTACTCACTTGACGTCTATGTTTGAGTACCTGGCACCGCCACGGCGGAAGGGCAGCCAGATCACCCAGCAGTCCACCAACCAGAGCAGAAATCCCGCCACCACCAACCAGACGGAATTTGAACGTGTCTTCTGA
- the Cdk9 gene encoding cyclin-dependent kinase 9 encodes MAKQYDSVECPFCDEVTKYEKLAKIGQGTFGEVFKAKHRQTGQKVALKKVLMENEKEGFPITALREIKILQLLKHENVVNLIEICRTKASPYNRCKGSIYLVFDFCEHDLAGLLSNVLVKFTLSEIKRVMQMLLNGLYYIHRNKILHRDMKAANVLITRDGVLKLADFGLARAFSLAKNSQPNRYTNRVVTLWYRPPELLLGERDYGPPIDLWGAGCIMAEMWTRSPIMQGNTEQHQLALISQLCGSITPEVWPNVDKYELFEKLELVKGQKRKVKDRLKAYVRDPYALDLIDKLLVLDPAQRIDSDDALNHDFFWSDPMPSDLKGMLSTHLTSMFEYLAPPRRKGSQITQQSTNQSRNPATTNQTEFERVF; translated from the exons ATGGCCAAGCAGTACGACTCGGTGGAATGCCCGTTCTGCGATGAGGTCACCAAGTACGAGAAACTTGCCAAGATCGGCCAAGGCACATTCGG GGAAGTCTTTAAAGCCAAGCACCGTCAGACGGGCCAGAAGGTGGCTCTGAAGAAAGTGTTGatggagaatgagaaggagggG tTCCCCATCACAGCCTTGAGGGAAATCAAGATTCTACAGCTCCTAAAACATGAGAATGTGGTGAACCTAATTGAGATTTGTCGGACCAAAG CCTCACCGTATAACCGCTGCAAGGGCAGCATCTATCTGGTGTTTGACTTCTGTGAGCATGACCTTGCTGGGCTGCTGAGCAACGTCTTAGTCAAGTTCACGTTGTCTGAGATCAAGAGAGTGATGCAGATGCTGCTGAACGGCCTCTACTACATCCACAGGAACAAG ATCCTGCACAGGGACATGAAGGCTGCGAATGTGCTCATTACCCGGGATGGGGTCCTGAAGCTGGCAGATTTTGGGCTGGCCCGTGCCTTCAGCCTAGCTAAGAATAGCCAGCCCAACCGATACACCAACCGTGTGGTGACATTGTGGTACCGGCCTCCGGAGCTGCTGCTCG GAGAGCGGGACTACGGCCCGCCCATTGACCTTTGGGGTGCTGGGTGCATCATGGCAGAGATGTGGACTCGTAGCCCTATCATGCAGGGTAACACAGAGCAGCACCAGCTCGCCCTCATCAGCCAGCTCTGTGGCTCCATCACCCCAGAG GTGTGGCCAAACGTAGACAAGTATGAGCTGTTTGAAAAGCTGGAACTTGTGAAGGGCCAGAAGCGGAAGGTGAAGGACCGTCTGAAGGCCTACGTGCGCGACCCCTATGCTCTGGACCTCATTGACAAGCTGCTGGTGCTGGACCCCGCGCAGCGGATTGACAGTGACGATGCCCTCAACCACGACTTCTTCTGGTCGGACCCCATGCCCTCGGACCTCAAGGGCATGCTGTCTACTCACTTGACGTCTATGTTTGAGTACCTGGCACCGCCACGGCGGAAGGGCAGCCAGATCACCCAGCAGTCCACCAACCAGAGCAGAAATCCCGCCACCACCAACCAGACGGAATTTGAACGTGTCTTCTGA